The proteins below come from a single Panicum hallii strain FIL2 chromosome 7, PHallii_v3.1, whole genome shotgun sequence genomic window:
- the LOC112898739 gene encoding auxin response factor 8-like — MSAAACAPTRLGMLTFADRMAPPPMEEEPPAAAAGEGCVNAQLWLACAGSMCTVPPVGAAVYYFPQGHAEQASAAVDMSAARGVPPFVPCRVVAVRYMAEPHTDEVFARIRLVPLRPGEPVADVGDAAAAGEGDAGGDHQQQPKPASFAKTLTQSDANNGGGFSVPRFCAETIFPELDYRAEPPVQSVYARDVHGVEWTFRHIYRGTPRRHLLTTGWSNFVNKKKLLAGDSIVFLRGENGRVHVGLRRAKRGFGVGGGDDGSPSLAGWDPYGNLVRGNAGGPGGGARSPSGKVPPEDVVAAARLAAAGQPFEVVHYPRASTPEFCVRATAVRASMQVPWCPGMRFKMAFETEDSSRISWFMGTISGVHAADSARWPQSPWRLLQVTWDEPELLQNVKRVCPWLVEQVSSMPNLHLPNFSPPPRKKQRIPEFPFEGQPLVDPPFPPAHPLPLLAPHPHPHPHHDQSHHHGLIPFFPFPDGSAAAGIQGARHAQLAPFFSDLHIGNLQQSLLFCGVRPADHHAPTAPRISTDLAIGNPPPRHDAPRSPPAGAKKADDVKPVGIMLFGRAILTEEQMKSNSPTSPGATRKGSPDRSGSGVTEGSPTKNSLLDAGLEPGHGQCKVFVESDAVGRNLDLSALGSFEELCARLSRMFRIHDADLRSHVLYRTAAGEVKHVGDEPFNAFVRSARRITILGDAGSDSTGSQ; from the exons ATGTCTGCTGCAGCCTGCGCGCCGACGCGGCTCGGGATGCTCACGTTCGCCGACCGGATGGCGCCGCCACCGATGGAGGAGgagccgccggcggccgccgccggcgaggggtGCGTGAACGCGCAGCTCTGGCTGGCGTGCGCGGGCTCCATGTGCACCGTCCCGCCCGTCGGCGCCGCGGTCTACTACTTCCCGCAGGGCCACGCCGAGCAGGCCAGCGCCGCCGTCGACATGTCCGCCGCGCGCGGCGTCCCGCCCTTCGTCCCGTGCCGCGTCGTCGCCGTCAGGTACATGGCCGAGCCGCACACCGACGAGGTCTTCGCCAGGATACGCCTCGTCCCGCTGCGCCCCGGGGAGCCCGTGGCGGACGtcggcgacgccgccgccgcgggcgagGGGGACGCCGGGGgcgaccaccagcagcagccCAAGCCGGCGTCCTTCGCCAAGACGCTGACGCAGTCCGACGCCAACAACGGCGGCGGTTTCTCCGTGCCGCGGTTCTGCGCCGAGACCATCTTCCCGGAGCTGGACTACCGGGCGGAGCCGCCCGTGCAGAGCGTCTACGCCAGGGACGTGCACGGCGTCGAGTGGACGTTCCGCCACATCTACCGGGGCACCCCGCGCCGCCACCTGCTCACCACGGGCTGGAGCAACTTCGTCAACAAGAAGAAGCTGCTGGCCGGCGACTCCATCGTCTTCCTGCGCGGCGAGAACGGCAGGGTCCACGTGGGCCTGCGCCGCGCCAAGCGCGGGTTCGGCGTCGGCGGGGGCGACGACGGCTCCCCCTCCCTGGCCGGCTGGGACCCCTACGGGAACCTGGTGCGGGGCAATGCGGGcggcccgggcggcggcgcgcgttcGCCGAGCGGCAAGGTCCCGCCGGAGGACGTGGTCGCGGCGGCGAGGCTGGCCGCCGCCGGGCAGCCGTTCGAGGTGGTGCACTACCCGCGCGCCAGCACGCCGGAGTTCTGCGTGCGCGCGACCGCGGTCAGGGCCTCCATGCAGGTGCCGTGGTGCCCCGGCATGCGGTTCAAGATGGCGTTCGAGACCGAGGACTCCTCGCGGATCAGCTGGTTCATGGGCACCATCTCCGGCGTCCACGCCGCCGACTCCGCCCGCTGGCCGCAGTCGCCCTGGCGACTCCTCCAG GTGACCTGGGACGAGCCGGAGCTCCTGCAGAACGTGAAGCGCGTGTGCCCGTGGCTGGTCGAGCAGGTGTCGAGCATGCCCAACCTCCACCTGCCCAacttctcgccgccgccgcgcaagAAGCAGCGCATCCCGGAGTTCCCCTTCGAGGGCCAGCCGCTTGTCGACCCGCCCTTCCCGCCCGCACATCCGCTCCCTCTGCTGGCGCCCCACCCGCACCCGCACCCCCACCACGACCAGAGCCACCACCACGGCCTCATCCCCTTCTTCCCCTTCCCGGACGGCAGCGCTGCTGCAGGCATACAGGGAGCCAGGCATGCACAACTCGCTCCATTCTTTTCGGATCTCCACATCGGCAACCTGCAGCAAAGCTTGCTGTTCTGCGGCGTCCGCCCCGCCGATCACCACGCCCCTACCGCGCCACGGATCAGCACCGACCTGGCAATCGGCAACCCGCCGCCCCGTCACGACGCGCCGCGCTCTCCACCGGCTGGCGCCAAGAAGGCCGACGACGTCAAGCCAGTGGGGATAATGCTTTTCGGGCGGGCGATACTGACCGAGGAGCAGATGAAGAGCAACAGCCCGACCTCGCCGGGAGCCACCAGGAAAGGGTCGCCTGATCGCTCCGGCTCCGGCGTCACCGAGGGCAGCCCTACAAAGAACAGCTTACTGGACGCGGGGCTGGAGCCCGGGCACGGGCAGTGCAAGGTGTTCGTGGAGTCGGACGCCGTCGGCCGGAACCTCGACCTCTCGGCGCTGGGCTCGTTCGAGGAGCTGTGCGCCCGCCTGTCCCGCATGTTCCGCATCCACGACGCTGACCTGAGGAGCCACGTGCTCtaccgcaccgccgccggcgaggtgaAGCACGTCGGCGATGAGCCTTTCAA TGCGTTCGTGAGATCAGCGCGGAGGATCACAATACTGGGTGACGCCGGCAGCGACAGCACGGGGAGCCAATGA